The region ACGGCGGCGAGCGCGTCGGCGGTGTTCAGGTCGTCCTCCATCGCGGCGATGAAGGCGGCCTTGCGCTCCGCCCACTTCGCTTCGGCGGCGGTATCCTCGGCGCCCTCCGGCGCGGATTCAATACGGAAGCGCAGGTCGCCGCGGCAGTTGTTTATGCGCTTGAGACTCGCGGCCGCCTGCTCGAGGATATCGACGGAGTAGTTTATCGGGCTGCGGTAGTGCGCGGAGAGCAGGAACATACGGATCGGGCCGTAGCCGAACTTTTCCGCGATGTCGCGTACGGTGAAGAAGTTGCCCTTCGACTTGCTCATCTTCGCGTTGTCGACGTTTATGTAGCCGTTGTGCAGCCAGTAGTGCGCGAAGTCGGCGCCGTTGGCGCATTCGCTCTGCGCGATCTCGTTCTCGTGGTGCGGGAAAATCAGATCCTTGCCGCCCGCGTGTATGTCTATCGTTTCGCCGAGGTGCTTTTTGCACATGGCGGAGCACTCGATGTGCCAGCCCGGCCTGCCATTGCCCCAGGGGGAGTCGAAGTAGGGCTCGCCCTCCTTGGCGGCTTTCCACAGCGCGAAGTCCATCGGGTCGCGCTTGACGTCGCTGACTTCGATGCGCGCGCCCGCCTCCAGCTCCTCAAGCGGCTGATGTGAAAGCTTGCCGTATCCGCCGAATTTCTTGGTGGAAAAGTAGACGTCGCCGTTCGATTCGTAGGCGTAGCCCTTGTCGACCAGCGTTTTGACTATGTCGATGATGACGTCGATATGCTCCGTCGCGCGCGGATGCACCGAAGCCGGACGTACGCCCAGCCCCTTGGCGTCGGTGTAGTACTCCGCGATGAAGCGCTCGGCGTAGTCCTTCGCAGGCACGCCCTCCTTATTCGCGGCGTTGATGATCTTGTCGTCGATGTCGGTGAAGTTCTGCACGAACTTGACCTTGTAGCCCATATACTCGAAGAAGTTGCGGAGCGTGTCGAATACGACGAACACTCTCGCGTTGCCGATGTGGAAATAGTTATAGACGGTCGGCCCGCAGGCGTACATCTTCACCTCGCCGGGAGTTATCGGCACGAATTCCTCTTTTTTGTTCGTAAGCGTGTTGAAAAGCAGCATGATACGCATATCCTTCCATTTTATATACAGGATTATATTACCACAAAAGCGCCGTCAATGCAAGATATTATTTCACTTTTTCGGCGATAAAAGCTCGTGTTTCCGTGCGACCTCCGTTATTTTGCAAACCGCGGGCGTGAAGCGGCCGTTCGGAACTCGGCTTATCCCCGATTCACTCGCCCTTTCCCCGCTTTTCGACCGTTCGCCCGTCACGTCGGCAGGATTTTTTCATTTTTTACAAAATTTTATATTGAATTTTTCCCGAGCGCGTGTTATCATATATAAACCCGCCGGCGGCAACGATGAGTTTCACCGCCCTTAAACGCACGGGAGGATCGGAGGAAAACGCAGTGGACGGTAATATCAAAATGCGCACCTCAGCGTTCGGAGGCTTCAACAAAAACGACGTTCTCACCTATATAGACGCGCTCAGCCGCAAGTACAAAGCGGTCGAAACGGAGCTCAACGGCAGGATCACCGAGCTCACCTCCTCGCGCGAAGCGCTCGCCGAGCAGGTCGAAGACTTCTCTGCGCGCATATCCGCGCTCGAGGAAGCCTGCGCGAAGGCTCAGGACGCCGCTGAAAAAACGAAGGCGGAACGCGAAGCCGCCCGCAGCGAAGCGAGTGAGCTCCGCCGCAAGGCCGTTCTGCTCGAGGTCGAGAACAACAGACTCAAGTCTCAGATATCCTCCGGCGAGAAAGACGCCGAAAAGGTACGCGAGGAAAAGGAAAAGATCGCCGACGCGATCATCGACGCCCGCAAGAACGCGCAGCTGATCATGGATTCCGCGCGCGATCAGGCCGTCGGCAAGATTCGCGACGCAGAGGAGGAGATCAACGGCCTGCACCACAAGGTCGAGAGCTTCATTTCCGACGTCGAAGGCATGAAGCACGCCATGGCGGAAATGCTCCGCAAGGTCGAGGGCAACGTCGGCGAGATCAGCCTGCGCCTCGACGAGCTGCACAAGGAGGTCTATAAGATAGACAATTCCCTGAAGCTCATCGCGCTCGACGCCGGAGTCGAACAGCTGAAAATCAAACGCGGCGAAAACGCCGACAGTGCGCTTGTCTCCGACGACGCCGCGCTGTAAAGAATAAAGCAAACAAAAACGGGAACGCGATCGCGTTCCCGTTTTTTCCACTTTATTTTCAGCAATACTTTTCGCAATAGGCGATCTTGATGCAGACGGAAAGCAGCTCGATCGCGGTGCGGAGCTCCTCCACGCTCGGATAGGTCGGCGCGATACGGATGTTGCGGTCGCGCGGGTCCTTGCGGTACGGGAATGTCGCGCCGACGTTCGTCAGCTTGACTCCCGCTTCGGAGGCGAGGTCGAACGCCCTGCCGGCGCAGCCGTCAGCGGTGTTCAGCGAGATGAAGTAGCCGCCGCGCGGCTCGTTCCAGCTCGCCGCCTCGGGGCAGTCCGCGAACTCGCGTCGCAGCACCTCTATCGCCGCCTCGAACTTCGGGCGGATCAGCGCGGCGTGCTTTCTCATATGCTCGCGCATACCCTCTATGTCGCGGAAGAATCTGACGTGGCGCAGCTGGTTGAGCTTGTCGGGGCCTATCGTCTGACGCGAGATGATGCGCTCGGCGTCCTTTATGTTGCGCTCGCTGGAGGCGAACGCCGCGACGCCGCTGCCGGGGAAGCTTATCTTCGACGTCGAGCCGAAGATGTAAGCAAGGTCGGGGTTGCCCGCCTTCTCGCACTCGCTCTGCAGGTCGAGCAGCTTATCACCCTCGTCGTAGAGATCGTGGATGCAGTAGGCGTCGTCCCAGAATATGCGGAAGTCCGGCGCCGCTGGCTTCAGCGCGGCGAAGCGGCGGACGGTCTCGTCCGAGTAGGTAGTGCCGTCGGGATTAGAGTATTTCGGCACGCACCAGATGCCCTTTATCGCGGGGTCGGAGGATACGAGCTTCTCGATAGAGTCCATATCGGGGCCGGTCGGTGTCATATCGACGTTTATCATCTTTATCCCGAAAAGCTCGCAGATGGCGAAGTGCCTGTCGTAGCCCGGCACGGGACAGAGGAACTTGACTTCGTCAAGTCTCCCCCACGGCACGCCGCCGAGGACGCCGAAGCACCAGGCGCGGGAGATGGCGTCGTACATCATGTTCAAACTGGAGTTGCCGCCGATGATGATGTTATCGCTGTTGACGTTCAGCATTTCGGCGAAAAGGCGCTTCGCCGCCGGAATGCCGGTCAGCAGTCCGTAGCTGCGGCAGTCGATCCCGTCGGTGCGGCAGTCCTTCGCGGTCGCGAGGTTGGTAAGCATTTCCTGCGAGACCGCGAGCTGCTCCGGCGCGGGCACGCCTCTCGACATATTCAGCGAGAGATCCATCGCCTTGAACGCCGCGTATTTTTCCCAGAGTTCGTTGATGTTCAGCATAAGTATTCGCCCTTTATCGCTTTAATGTATTGAATATTGCAATTATATTACTTTTCCCCGTTGTTTGCAATTATTTTTTCCGAAAACCGCTCAAAAATCGTCTACTTGCACACCTATTTGTGACAAACTATCAAAAATTTGTCTATATATTTGCAAAACCTCTTCACAAAAGACACAAAATAAGTTATAATACACGATGGTGAAGAATAACTCTGAACCGTTTGCCGCTTGTGCGGCGGAAAGGAGCTTTGATATGGAAGACAAAAGGATCCTCATCGCGGACGATGAAGAAGGCATAAGGGATATGGTCAAGGAGTACGTCAGCCTCGACGGTTTCTCCGTCGACGAGGCCGCCGACGGCGAGGAGGCGCTCGACCTGCTGGCGAAGAACAAATACGACCTGCTCCTGCTCGACGTCATGATGCCGAAAGCCAACGGCTGGACGGTGCTCCGCAAGCTGCGCGAGACCTCCAACCTGCCGGTAATCATGCTCACCGCCAGAGGCGAGGAATACGACAAGCTCTTCGGCTTCGAGCTCGGCGCGGACGACTATATGATCAAGCCCTTCTCCCCGAAGGAGCTGCTCGCCCGCATGAAGGCGATCATCCGCAGATCCGAAACCGACAAGTCCGACGACTCCGGCAAGGAGGTCGACGTCTTCGGCGGGCTGAAGATAGAGTACTTCTCCCGCAACGTCTACGTCGACGGCGAGCTTATCTCGCTTACGCCCAAGGAGTTCGAGCTGCTCAGCTTCTTCGCGCACAACGAGCACTACGTCTTCACTCGCGAACAGCTGCTCTCGAAGGTGTGGGGCTACGACTTCTACGGCGACGAGCGCACCGTGGACACGCATATCAAGATGCTGCGCGACAGTCTGAAAAACTACCGTTCCTACATAGTCACCGTCTGGGGAACGGGCTACAAGTTCGAGACGGGTAACACTAAATAATGAAGGGTCTTGCGCTGAAGTTCTGGGCCGGTATGACCGCGCTGATAGCCGGTATGCTGGTGCTGCTGTGGGTGTTTCAGGTAGCGAGCCTCCAAAGCTTCTACGCCGACGAGATACTCTCGCAGGTCAATGAAGACGCGGAATACCTCGCCGATTGTCTGTCACGCAGCGAGTCGGACGAGTTCATGAGCCGCGCCTCTTCCCTGGCGTACACCAAAAACCTCTCGGTGCAGGTATACGTCACTCAGAGCCTCTGCATTTACAATTCCGAATCGCTCAACCCGACGCCGTCCTCCCTCGCGCCGGACAGCGTATTCCGCGAAGCAGTGCTGACGACGCTGTCAGGCAAGGAGTACACCGGCACAACGACGCATCCG is a window of Clostridia bacterium DNA encoding:
- a CDS encoding cysteine--tRNA ligase, with product MLLFNTLTNKKEEFVPITPGEVKMYACGPTVYNYFHIGNARVFVVFDTLRNFFEYMGYKVKFVQNFTDIDDKIINAANKEGVPAKDYAERFIAEYYTDAKGLGVRPASVHPRATEHIDVIIDIVKTLVDKGYAYESNGDVYFSTKKFGGYGKLSHQPLEELEAGARIEVSDVKRDPMDFALWKAAKEGEPYFDSPWGNGRPGWHIECSAMCKKHLGETIDIHAGGKDLIFPHHENEIAQSECANGADFAHYWLHNGYINVDNAKMSKSKGNFFTVRDIAEKFGYGPIRMFLLSAHYRSPINYSVDILEQAAASLKRINNCRGDLRFRIESAPEGAEDTAAEAKWAERKAAFIAAMEDDLNTADALAAVFDLVRDLNTYLAGEPEKATLKHGLALLNELCGVLGFADEANQGIDAEIEALIAQRTEAKKNKNYAEADRIRDELKAKGIILEDTPQGVKWKRA
- a CDS encoding aminotransferase class I/II-fold pyridoxal phosphate-dependent enzyme, whose translation is MLNINELWEKYAAFKAMDLSLNMSRGVPAPEQLAVSQEMLTNLATAKDCRTDGIDCRSYGLLTGIPAAKRLFAEMLNVNSDNIIIGGNSSLNMMYDAISRAWCFGVLGGVPWGRLDEVKFLCPVPGYDRHFAICELFGIKMINVDMTPTGPDMDSIEKLVSSDPAIKGIWCVPKYSNPDGTTYSDETVRRFAALKPAAPDFRIFWDDAYCIHDLYDEGDKLLDLQSECEKAGNPDLAYIFGSTSKISFPGSGVAAFASSERNIKDAERIISRQTIGPDKLNQLRHVRFFRDIEGMREHMRKHAALIRPKFEAAIEVLRREFADCPEAASWNEPRGGYFISLNTADGCAGRAFDLASEAGVKLTNVGATFPYRKDPRDRNIRIAPTYPSVEELRTAIELLSVCIKIAYCEKYC
- a CDS encoding response regulator transcription factor — translated: MEDKRILIADDEEGIRDMVKEYVSLDGFSVDEAADGEEALDLLAKNKYDLLLLDVMMPKANGWTVLRKLRETSNLPVIMLTARGEEYDKLFGFELGADDYMIKPFSPKELLARMKAIIRRSETDKSDDSGKEVDVFGGLKIEYFSRNVYVDGELISLTPKEFELLSFFAHNEHYVFTREQLLSKVWGYDFYGDERTVDTHIKMLRDSLKNYRSYIVTVWGTGYKFETGNTK